The Humidesulfovibrio mexicanus genome window below encodes:
- a CDS encoding class I SAM-dependent methyltransferase, translating into MDASHAGMDKEATRARFFDERAEGWEDKCYPDPVRQRLWPMVEAFGLPEGGHVLDMGTGPGTLIPYLLRAIGPKGRVTAFDASPVMVEVARRKCVDGRATVVCASALDMPFDSASFDAVVCFAAFPHFTDKILALREMARVARPGGPVVIAHLLGRAQLAAHHGTHPAVADDHLPSDEAMRELFLQAGLPAPEVTSLENYYEARARKL; encoded by the coding sequence ATGGACGCCAGTCACGCTGGAATGGACAAGGAAGCAACGCGCGCGCGGTTTTTCGACGAACGGGCCGAAGGCTGGGAGGACAAATGCTACCCCGACCCCGTGCGCCAGAGGCTTTGGCCCATGGTGGAGGCCTTTGGCCTGCCCGAGGGCGGCCACGTGCTGGACATGGGCACCGGGCCGGGCACGCTTATTCCGTACTTGCTGCGGGCCATCGGGCCCAAGGGGCGCGTCACCGCCTTCGACGCCTCGCCCGTGATGGTGGAGGTGGCCCGGCGCAAATGCGTGGACGGCCGCGCCACTGTGGTCTGCGCCTCGGCCCTGGACATGCCCTTTGATTCCGCCAGCTTCGATGCCGTGGTCTGCTTCGCGGCCTTCCCGCATTTCACGGACAAGATTCTGGCCCTGCGCGAAATGGCCCGCGTGGCCCGGCCTGGAGGGCCGGTCGTCATCGCGCATTTGCTCGGCCGCGCGCAGCTGGCCGCGCATCACGGCACGCATCCCGCCGTGGCCGACGACCACCTGCCTTCCGACGAAGCCATGCGTGAGCTGTTCCTGCAGGCCGGGCTCCCGGCTCCGGAGGTGACGAGCCTGGAGAACTATTATGAAGCCCGCGCGCGCAAGCTTTGA
- a CDS encoding metal ABC transporter solute-binding protein, Zn/Mn family produces MKPARASFEATALPRAFRLALLALALCLALAGTRHACAAELPRVLAGTTLIEDIVADLGQGRVSVRTLIPGSACPGHADLRASDVSFAGSARAVLIHDWQRDMPMLQALRRSAPETFARVRPVNAPGNWMLPERQAQATTALAAMLAEIDAAGAKDVQRRARERQARIAALAARVKARAAQGGIVGLRVICDAMQKPFLEWLGCVVVADYGRFEGMNPRQLAEVMSKAKAGKAVLVVDNMQSTGGSGKALADDLRAGHAVLTNFPGGDPRADTWERAVEMNLDRLLAAMKARG; encoded by the coding sequence ATGAAGCCCGCGCGCGCAAGCTTTGAGGCGACCGCCCTGCCGCGGGCATTCCGGCTGGCGCTCCTGGCCCTCGCCCTGTGCCTGGCTTTGGCCGGAACGCGCCACGCGTGCGCGGCGGAGCTGCCGCGCGTGCTGGCGGGCACCACGCTGATCGAGGACATCGTGGCCGACCTGGGGCAGGGGCGTGTCAGCGTCCGGACCTTGATCCCCGGCTCGGCCTGTCCGGGCCATGCGGATTTGCGCGCGTCGGACGTGAGCTTCGCGGGCAGCGCGAGGGCCGTGCTTATCCACGACTGGCAGCGCGACATGCCCATGCTCCAGGCCTTGCGGCGCAGCGCGCCGGAGACCTTCGCGCGGGTCCGCCCCGTCAATGCTCCGGGCAACTGGATGCTGCCGGAACGGCAAGCCCAGGCCACCACGGCCTTGGCCGCAATGCTCGCGGAGATCGACGCCGCAGGTGCCAAGGACGTGCAGCGGCGCGCCCGCGAGCGCCAGGCGCGCATCGCGGCCCTGGCGGCCAGGGTCAAGGCGCGGGCGGCCCAGGGCGGCATCGTCGGCCTGCGGGTCATCTGCGACGCCATGCAGAAGCCGTTTCTTGAATGGCTGGGCTGCGTGGTGGTGGCGGACTATGGCCGCTTCGAAGGCATGAACCCGAGACAGCTGGCCGAGGTGATGTCCAAGGCCAAGGCCGGGAAGGCCGTGCTGGTGGTGGACAACATGCAGAGCACGGGTGGCTCGGGCAAGGCCCTGGCCGATGACTTGCGGGCCGGGCACGCCGTGCTGACCAACTTCCCTGGCGGGGACCCGCGTGCGGATACCTGGGAGCGGGCGGTGGAGATGAACCTGGACCGCCTGCTTGCGGCCATGAAGGCGCGCGGATGA